The Chanos chanos chromosome 6, fChaCha1.1, whole genome shotgun sequence genome includes a region encoding these proteins:
- the LOC115815062 gene encoding P2Y purinoceptor 13-like — MNSSQTNTSLKCEYDTSVSSVLFPFLYIILFLAAIVLNCLAAWIFFQIRSTSTFVVYLKNVVVADLLMTLTLPVKLLTDTGLVPWQMRAFHCRYSAVLFYTTMYISIILLGLISLDRYLKIVRPFGKSALQRVAVGRVICAAVWIIMLSMALPNVILSDRKPKVGSNGRLRCSSMKGEPGLMWHEGFNYVCQAVFWGTLALMVICYSFISKKVYESYKASRSRSGAASQRTKAKVFVVVGVFFVCFAPFHLARVPYTLTQTRGLTTQCWAKNQLYIAKETTLWICTTNICLDPLIYVFLCHTFRRKLTAALSRKPLPVGGMDSPTETSTRLEMSKLAPVNRGLDA; from the exons ATGAATTCAAGTCAGACTAACACATCTCTGAAGTGTGAGTATGACACCAGCGTGTCATCCGTGCTTTTCCCCTTCCTCTACATCATTCTCTTCTTGGCTGCCATAGTGCTAAACTGTCTGGCAGCCTGGATCTTCTTCCAGATTCGAAGCACCTCCACATTCGTGGTGTACCTAAAGAACGTGGTGGTTGCTGACCTGCTGATGACGCTGACTCTGCCCGTGAAGTTGCTGACAGACACTGGACTGGTCCCCTGGCAAATGCGAGCTTTCCACTGCCGCTACTCCGCCGTGCTCTTTTACACCACCATGTACATCAGCATTATCCTCCTGGGTCTAATCAGCCTCGACCGCTACCTCAAGATTGTCCGGCCCTTTGGAAAGAGCGCCCTCCAGAGGGTGGCTGTGGGAAGAGTGATATGTGCAGCTGTCTGGATCATCATGTTGTCTATGGCTCTACCTAACGTGATCCTGAGTGATAGGAAACCTAAAGTGGGCAGCAATGGAAGGCTTAGATGCAGCAGCATGAAAGGGGAACCTGGCCTGATGTGGCATGAGGGTTTCAACTATGTATGTCAGGCAGTGTTCTGGGGAACCCTGGCCCTCATGGTGATTTGCTACTCATTCATCAGCAAGAAGGTCTACGAGTCATACAAAGCCTCCCGCAGCAGGTCTGGAGCTGCCAGTCAACGCACTAAAGCCAAA GTTTTTGTGgtagtgggtgtgttttttgtgtgcttTGCTCCATTCCACCTCGCCCGCGTGCCATACACCTTAACGCAAACCAGAGGCTTGACCACCCAGTGTTGGGCTAAGAACCAGCTCTACATCGCCAAGGAGACAACACTCTGGATTTGTACCACAAACATTTGCTTGGACCCACTTATTTATGTGTTCTTATGCCACACGTTTCGTCGGAAGCTGACCGCAGCCCTCAGCCGAAAACCTCTTCCTGTTGGAGGAATGGACTCTCCCACTGAGACTTCCACACGACTGGAGATGTCAAAGCTGGCTCCTGTGAACAGGGGTCTTGATGCATAG
- the LOC115815061 gene encoding G-protein coupled receptor 87-like, producing MSSNTTLPQSSSQTDQVYTALYSVLFVVGLMLNSMAAWVFFNLQSRRKTFILYLRHMVAADLLMTLTFLPHILMDAHAGPWWLPAFVCRYSAVLFYVSMYASILFLCLLALDRYLKIVQPFGGSCGACLYSYSFTRLMSVLVWLSMAAMSLPNSILTNQEPRPETARNCTALKSEFGLQWHGVVAYINVGIFLVVLVILPSCYISIYRHIHRSNAQFIISGEGSKRQRHTQNILVVLVVFSVCFVPYHLWRIPFTLSQVEDNFSQWTEDILYHGKTATLFLSSCNVCLDPVIYFLMCASFRRKLVESLGLKNKLCLNRANSIKSTQVLRFREY from the coding sequence ATGTCCAGCAATACCACTCTGCCTCAGTCATCTTCACAGACGGACCAGGTCTACACGGCCCTGTACTCTGTGCTCTTTGTGGTCGGGTTGATGCTCAACTCCATGGCTGCATGGGTCTTTTTCAATCTCCAAAGCCGAAGGAAAACATTCATTCTCTACCTGAGGCACATGGTGGCTGCTGACCTGCTCATGACGCTCACTTTCCTGCCCCACATCCTCATGGATGCACACGCGGGACCGTGGTGGCTGCCAGCCTTCGTCTGCCGTTATTCCGCGGTGCTCTTCTACGTCAGCATGTACGCTAGtatcctcttcctctgccttctGGCTCTGGACCGTTATCTGAAGATCGTGCAGCCATTCGGAGGCTCCTGCGGAGCTTGTCTCTATAGTTACTCCTTCACACGGCTCATGTCTGTTCTCGTGTGGTTATCTATGGCTGCTATGTCCCTACCAAACAGTattctgaccaatcaggagCCTCGTCCTGAAACAGCACGCAATTGCACTGCCCTGAAGAGTGAGTTTGGTCTACAGTGGCATGGAGTAGTGGCCTACATCAACGTGGGAATCTTCTTGGTGGTCCTGGTCATTCTACCATCATGCTACATATCCATTTATAGACATATACACCGCTCAAACGCCCAGTTCATCATCAGCGGAGAGGGGAGCAAGCgacagaggcacacacagaacatactgGTGGTGCtggttgtgttttctgtgtgttttgtgccgTATCACCTGTGGAGAATACCATTCACGCTCAGTCAGGTGGAAGACAACTTCAGCCAATGGACTGAGGATATTCTGTATCATGGGAAGACAGCCACGTTGTTCCTGTCTTCCTGCAACGTGTGTCTAGATCCTGTCATTTATTTCCTCATGTGTGCATCCTTCAGACGTAAGCTGGTGGAGAGCTTGGGACTCAAAAATAAATTGTGTCTGAACAGAGCCAACAGCATTAAAAGTACACAGGTGCTGCGCTTTCGAGAGTACTAA
- the neu4 gene encoding sialidase-4, producing the protein MGSTSYYPARSVLFRKEPSGVTYRVPALLYLPRFTRFLVFCEERLSPSDAQAHLLVMRKGTFYRNYVEWEDMQVLNTARLKGYRSMNPCPVYDDFTGTLFLFFIAVLGHTTESYQLVTGKNVTRLCYVSSSDQGDTWSPVTDLTKRVIGDTIKEWATFALGPGHGIQLKSGRLLIPAYSYHIDCKECFGKICKTTPHSFCFHSDTHGRVWRFGEAVPGPESVECQMVSVDEEDGTNVLYCNARSTLGYRVQSLSLDDGAVFQHGQLIQKLVEPRNGCHGSVIGFPAPLRLLPQSESLSKHLVSSVTPPTNATFSASAPVPSQNFLTPTWVIYSHPTWPDSRQDLGIYLSLLPRDPDSWSGPWVIYEGPSAYSDLTYIELQSDGDPPVIAFACLFECGKKTAYDEISFCIFTLHELINNLPQNKPRSRKEDLGSIKRRRKRTRRKGSGLCSIC; encoded by the exons ATGGGATCCACGTCATATTACCCAGCGCGTTCAGTGCTTTTCCGGAAGGAGCCAAGCGGAGTGACATATCGTGTTCCTGCCTTGCTCTATCTGCCCCGCTTCACCCGCTTCCTGGTTTTTTGTGAGGAGAGACTGAGCCCATCTGATGCACAAGCACACCTGCTAGTGATGCGCAAGGGCACCTTCTACAGGAACTATGTGGAG TGGGAGGACATGCAAGTGTTAAACACTGCTCGCCTGAAAGGATACCGCTCCATGAACCCCTGTCCAGTGTATGATGACTTCACTGGaaccctctttctcttcttcattgCCGTGCTGGGCCACACCACAGAGTCCTACCAACTGGTGACGGGTAAGAATGTGACCCGACTCTGCTATGTGTCCAGCAGTGACCAGGGTGACACCTGGAGCCCAGTCACTGACCTCACCAAGAGGGTCATAGGAGACACCATCAAAG AGTGGGCCACCTTTGCTCTTGGACCTGGCCATGGTATACAACTGAAGTCTGGCCGTCTCTTGATCCCAGCCTACTCTTACCACATTGACTGCAAGGAGTGCTTTGGAAAGATCTGCAAGACTACACCCCACTCCttctgtttccatagtgacACACATGGGCGGGTATGGAGGTTTGGGGAGGCAGTTCCAGGACCAGAGAGTGTGGAATGTCAGATGGTGTCTGTGGATGAAGAGGATGGGACTAATGTGCTGTACTGTAATGCCCGGAGCACGCTTGGGTATAGAGTCCAGTCTCTGAGCCTTGATGATGGAGCTGTTTTTCAGCATGGGCAGCTGATACAGAAACTGGTCGAGCCCAGGaatggttgccatggcagcgtGATCGGGTTCCCGGCTCCGCTTCGTCTTCTGCCGCAGTCTGAGTCCCTGTCCAAGCATTTGGTGTCCTCCGTCACTCCACCAACCAACGCCACTTTTTCTGCCTCAGCTCCGGTTCCATCCCAGAACTTCCTCACACCCACCTGGGTAATATACTCCCACCCAACATGGCCTGACTCAAGACAGGACCTTGGCATCTACCTCAGTCTCCTGCCACGGGACCCCGACAGTTGGTCTGGGCCGTGGGTTATCTATGAGGGCCCCAGTGCTTACTCAGACCTGACTTACATAGAGCTTCAGTCAGATGGAGATCCACCAGTCATTGCCTTTGCCTGCCTGTTTGAATGTGGTAAGAAGACAGCCTACGATGAGATCTCTTTCTGTATCTTCACTCTCCATGAGCTCATCAACAACCTGCCACAAAACAAACCTCGCTCCAGAAAGGAGGACTTGGGGTCAataaaaaggaggagaaagaggacgAGGAGGAAAGGGAGTGGACTCTGTAGTATTTGCTAA